The following is a genomic window from Apis cerana isolate GH-2021 linkage group LG6, AcerK_1.0, whole genome shotgun sequence.
tgtatgaaacattattttcttatattaaataatatattaattttatactaaacttatatgaaaaaaattcgaaatatgaaaaataatttagtacttttaaatattaccgccattataatatatttcttccaaTTGCAAATGCCttttttaaatgcatatatatatatattatatatacgtaatgtatctttctcttaaaattcatttcaaacaGATGAATACATAACCTAATATACTTACATTATGCACTTTACACACTgaataaacgatattttatattaaatgagtTATACATTTGGTAACAACTGTTGAATAATTCTTGAATAGTTCTTCGTATGGGATCATTCAAATAGTGCTCAGCCTAACCTTAAGAAAAACACGAAACTCCGAATTCTTACCTGATAAAAGTCGAATCTGCTGCAGGACTGGAGGGTCTTGGTGAGGAACTTGCAGTGGACGCGGTATTGGTCTCCTCCACGTCCATCATCATTCATACCGACAATGACGGATCAATGCGAACGTTGGAAATtaacgaagaattattttaacgagAATAGCAAAATAGGAATTAAAAGGGATATTATATGGAGAATAAGTGATTTTGTCAGACCCGCCAGTCTCTAAATGTCCAATTCCACGGGGGCAGAAACCATAAAATCGGGAAGCTTGATAAAGGGGTTGGGGGTTGGTTTCATGCGCCCGTCCACGAGCGCGGACTTACGGAAAACAACTGACAAATGATGTTACCCCCACCGTAGATAACCACTATTCGGCGCCTCTAACCCTGCGCCGCAAACACCTGCCGCGCAGGAACGTTATCATCGCGCAGGCGCTGTAcctttaaaatatactttttaaacttttatataactgaaaaaattttgctatttgatattatgtatacataatacaaattgtaaattaaaaatttcaatttggaaattactcatatatatatatatatattatatatataggaaagtGAAAATGCAAtcgcatattttctttttatttttatttaattctttttaaacatccgaaatagttttttcttttgttgaatGATAATGTCGAGCAAAAGTTTCTCCTACGAGTAATGGAAACACAAGAGAAGCTTCTgcatatatctaaaatattaatgaatattaatttaatctattttattcattttgaataatatgtttcacaaaaatattcttactttAACTGGTTTTGCATCCATTCGAATTTTACCCCATGAAATAGCTTCATCTGGACGAGCACCGCTATCACTCCCATCAAATTCTGAAGCTGTATTAATAAACACAGAATAATCAGCACcatttctctaaaaaataaattatttattttaaatcagttCATTATcacagtttttttatatttatttttttttttcattaccaTAAGATTTGCATTACAAATGTGATGTTTTACAACACCACCTCCAATAATAATCATGCCACTTTTCACTGCTTTCATAGCCATTGTATTTAATCTCTTAAGGTCTGTAATATAATtagcatttaaatatataaataatatttatttaatgaataaaataaatcataaattattatatattaaaaaaaaataaatcatatataaaaatttgaaattattattttacaacaataaattaaaacctGAAATTATATCTATGATTAAGCCTGGATTcctaaaagaatgaaaatacatCATATCACCAAGACTCCCATCTGTTAAAGCAGGACTAAATactggaattttattttttgcagcccaataatatattgaatcttcattattaattttttcaccaAGTCTTGTTATTACTTTAGATGGTGTCCAAAGTATatcctattataaaaattatatattcaaatattaaatttgtaaaaaaaaaaaatattaattttcttttattaaatcatacttttgttttttgttcaGTTAACATTTCATCTAATATAGGTATGACCCAATCttcaaataaacaataattattattaggtaCTAATAGATTTCCTATTCTGTTGATACCATGTTGTCTAAGACTTTTTCCTTCTAAATGAAAATCTCCTATATATGTTGGTGCTAAGCATTTTATCAAATCCTCTTCTACACCACCTGCTGTAGTTACAATGCAATCAATctgaattataaatgtataattattgatatttaaattatgattgaatatagttttcaaatatattaactaacCATTTTATGCTGTACAAGAAATCTTATAGTATCTCGAATTCCACATGAAGCCATATTAGATGTATATCCCAAAAATATTGTACATGAagactttctttttataaatttatcttcttctAAAGTATCAATTTGATCATCTTCAAGAGGAATATTTCTagcatttatcattttctgaaTTTCATCCACTGCTAAACCAAAATTTCTTGCTTGAAAAcccgaatttttatatgtttcaaataaagcATGATAATTAATTCCTTTATTCCAGTCATATcctgaaatatattgatattatattattattatttgaaaattaaattgtaaattatattaattattgattattctaaatttttaaatttctcattttacaaaaaaattatacaacctTTCACAACAGGTGTTCCTATTGGTATAGGAGAACTTTGCATTAATACagcatttttaacaatttctggAATTTTATCCTGTGAACTTTGTGTATCATTCATTCTTATATcagatttattctatttttaaattaaatttacatatatatatatatatattatcttatttttgaaatgcttcttataatatatacattataaccTAACATAACCTaatatgaaatcaaaatttataatactatttattcACACATAAAAAAAGCAatgctttttataataaattaacaattgaacagttgttgtaatatttatatacataaattttaatattttaaaaaattaattgatttcctatattaatatcaatttctataaaatgctatgaaaatttagaaaaaataactacatataaaaagtattcttctttctctggataaatttttatattaatgaataattgattaacaatttccaatttatatcattatttaaattttagatatacaaGTTTTTGTTGATGATTGATGATtaactgaaaaattataaactaatgaaataattcgaaatcaaaataatttgttttaattagtcCATTatcatattgattaatataatttagttttttaatggattattttcaattaatatcaatttttatgcaatggATTATCTGTCAGATAGAACAATTAAATCTACATTCgttctactaattttttatactttagtTGAATCGAGTTATCGGATGTAAACAAAATCACGTGATCTACAGAATTACAGTCAGGAttacattcataattttattatgtaggaaaatttttaatttgattgaattattttcgcaattttaagtttcaagctttttttaagataaatttttaaatttgaatatttacctAGTCatccaatattaaatttattataatagaatgaaaattattttattaaattttataataatagagaaaaaataaattaacgaaatattatttattaatttttgataaataaatattaatatattatttattttttttaaataaataatataaaaaatcataaattttttaaatcaaatgaattacatatttaataaaataattgtaattgcataaaattatataattacaaatattaaacatatataatataaaacatttataattttctgctCAAATTCATATagtaaatttcaaaagtattAAACCCAATACAtaagttacaaataatttatttgattattataaattttttatagaaaaatattattaaaatatcataaaatttctatattaaaataaaaaaaattaaacttgatgataaaaatagcttttaaataaaaacatatttttatgaatatatatattagtataacGAAAACTAAAAttgacaattataattattttacacaataataaattttattaacattttagtTAGTCAATAACTGAggttatatgtattatatgtacgATTTATTTACTTCCGgtgattcaatttattaaatgaaatatacttCTGCAGTAGTTTCAATAAGACAGGTGAGTGGCGTTGTTGTAGATTATGAATTCAAAAGAACAACGGTTAATCGTGTCTCGATGTatgaagtttattttattttcgtaaatagTGGATGTAACGCGAGTTCATTaaagtttttgttttaaacaccaagcattattctttaatatacatttaaaaaatataatccaaaaatggctgatttaaataaatgggaACCAAATATACAGAAGACtgttataaaacttaaaagtACATTGTctcaattacataaaatatgggAAGAAATAGGATTCAGCGAAGAAGTACGTGCCACATATTGCGAACAAGCATTTAATCATATAGACGATCTATTTTGCGAAATGGTTTCAGAATCagaacataaaaaagaaacgctaTTAGTTGGTATTAGAGAGTTAATAGAACAAGTTGGTACTTTAGCAAAAGAATTAGGTACTAATGTTATGGTTGCTGGATATGAAGATTTACCCTTAAAAGAAGTAGAACAAGTGCTGCGCActgatttacataaattacaatattgtaAGGAACAACGAATAACACATTTAAGAGAACTACTTACAAAAGAAAGAtctttatgtaaaatgttAGGTACTCAGCCAATTAATATAGAAGACAAAGTACCTTCAGAAGAGGAACTTAATAGTTTTAAGCTTTATCTTGATAAACAAGAAGGTGAAAAAAATCGTTtagaagttatttttaatgaaatgcgTAGAGCAATTGTTAGAATGATGGATGATTTAGGCATTTCACCatcaacaaattttgaaaatttagtgTATGAAAATAGTgaagattttgtttttacCAGTAATAATATGaccaaattaaaagaatttcgagATGAACTTAAACATAAAGTGGATACAGCGAAAGAACATGTAGAAGATATTAAACAAGAATTAATTGCATTATGGAAATATCTGGATGAACCAGAACATATTTGTCAATCATTTCTTAATAGTTATATAGGATATAGCGTAGCAACTATAAATGCATTAAGTACAGAATTAGAAcgttgtaaagaaaaaagaaagcaaaatATTGCGAGATATGTATCACAAGTAAGATCTGAGCTGGTTAAATTATGGGATCTATGTAAATTTAGTGAACAACAAAGAAgacaatttatacattttaattctcATACATATACAGaagatttattaacattacatGAATTAGAAGTAAAGAGAATCCAAGAATTTTATGAGactaataaatctatatttgaaCTTTTACAAGAACGTGATAATCTATGgacaaaaatgaaagaattattacaaCGTGCAAATGATCCAGATCGTTTTTATAATCGTGGTGGTCAATTATTAATGGAAGAAAAGGAACGTAAAACTATTCAAAAAAAGTTGCCAAAAATAGAAGagcaattaagaaatttaataaaggatTATGAAAGTATACATGGAGAAGTATTTACTATTAATGGAATGTCAgtagaagaattattaaaagaatcatGGGAACATTTaaatgaagagaaagaaacaataaaaaaggctagaaaagaaggaaaagataaatcaataaagaaaGCAACATTAAGTGCttctaaaaaaactatttcaaattcatcCAAAAAAACACCAGGTATATTAAGTACTCGTCGTCATACACCAATTAATTcatcaaaaagaaaacttttatttagtCCATCTCCAAATACTTCTGCAAAACGTAGAAATATAAGCATAGGGGGAAGTggatctaaaattaaaagaagcagaaaaattcctaaaaaaatattacatataaaaaatagtaataaaaaagaaaactctaTGTCACATAATTCAACTGCTACAGATACAACATATAGTCAATTTAAAGAACatttagaagataaaaaagaattacgtAGTTCTTTATTACCAGAACAAGTATTAGCAAATGCaagtaaatctaaaataaaatccaaacCAGTGAGAACACCTGCTAAgccattaagaaaaaatttaccaTTAACAACTACACCAACAACTCCAAAATTATCACAATCACAATTACATAAATCGCCTCGTAGTCCAAGAATTGCACATTCATCAAGACTTGCTACTGTATCAACACCTTTacctataattttttgaagtaatataaaatttttattta
Proteins encoded in this region:
- the LOC107993774 gene encoding probable deoxyhypusine synthase isoform X2, yielding MINARNIPLEDDQIDTLEEDKFIKRKSSCTIFLGYTSNMASCGIRDTIRFLVQHKMIDCIVTTAGGVEEDLIKCLAPTYIGDFHLEGKSLRQHGINRIGNLLVPNNNYCLFEDWVIPILDEMLTEQKTKDILWTPSKVITRLGEKINNEDSIYYWAAKNKIPVFSPALTDGSLGDMMYFHSFRNPGLIIDIISDLKRLNTMAMKAVKSGMIIIGGGVVKHHICNANLMRNGADYSVFINTASEFDGSDSGARPDEAISWGKIRMDAKPVKIYAEASLVFPLLVGETFARHYHSTKEKTISDV
- the LOC107993774 gene encoding probable deoxyhypusine synthase isoform X1 — its product is MNDTQSSQDKIPEIVKNAVLMQSSPIPIGTPVVKGYDWNKGINYHALFETYKNSGFQARNFGLAVDEIQKMINARNIPLEDDQIDTLEEDKFIKRKSSCTIFLGYTSNMASCGIRDTIRFLVQHKMIDCIVTTAGGVEEDLIKCLAPTYIGDFHLEGKSLRQHGINRIGNLLVPNNNYCLFEDWVIPILDEMLTEQKTKDILWTPSKVITRLGEKINNEDSIYYWAAKNKIPVFSPALTDGSLGDMMYFHSFRNPGLIIDIISDLKRLNTMAMKAVKSGMIIIGGGVVKHHICNANLMRNGADYSVFINTASEFDGSDSGARPDEAISWGKIRMDAKPVKIYAEASLVFPLLVGETFARHYHSTKEKTISDV
- the LOC107993773 gene encoding protein regulator of cytokinesis 1-like gives rise to the protein MADLNKWEPNIQKTVIKLKSTLSQLHKIWEEIGFSEEVRATYCEQAFNHIDDLFCEMVSESEHKKETLLVGIRELIEQVGTLAKELGTNVMVAGYEDLPLKEVEQVLRTDLHKLQYCKEQRITHLRELLTKERSLCKMLGTQPINIEDKVPSEEELNSFKLYLDKQEGEKNRLEVIFNEMRRAIVRMMDDLGISPSTNFENLVYENSEDFVFTSNNMTKLKEFRDELKHKVDTAKEHVEDIKQELIALWKYLDEPEHICQSFLNSYIGYSVATINALSTELERCKEKRKQNIARYVSQVRSELVKLWDLCKFSEQQRRQFIHFNSHTYTEDLLTLHELEVKRIQEFYETNKSIFELLQERDNLWTKMKELLQRANDPDRFYNRGGQLLMEEKERKTIQKKLPKIEEQLRNLIKDYESIHGEVFTINGMSVEELLKESWEHLNEEKETIKKARKEGKDKSIKKATLSASKKTISNSSKKTPGILSTRRHTPINSSKRKLLFSPSPNTSAKRRNISIGGSGSKIKRSRKIPKKILHIKNSNKKENSMSHNSTATDTTYSQFKEHLEDKKELRSSLLPEQVLANASKSKIKSKPVRTPAKPLRKNLPLTTTPTTPKLSQSQLHKSPRSPRIAHSSRLATVSTPLPIIF